In the genome of Paenarthrobacter ilicis, the window TGGCAGGGGCAACGGCTGAAGTCATGGTTTCCATTTTGCCAGTTGGCCGGCCGTACGCCCATTCCGTCCCAAGGGGGCTACCTATGCAGTGTCCGGAAACATGAAGGGCGAATATGCGTGACCGCCCGGTCGCCCGCAATTGCGAGACCCTGGCTGAGGCAGCGATGCCCCAGCCAGAGTGCGATTCCTAGCAGTTACGCACGTAAGTCACTGTTGGGTAGATGTACTGCCCAATACGGACAATGCCCGTTGGCCCAGGAGGAACGCAGTAGTACTCGAATCCCGAGTCTTGCAGGTAGGGATCCCAGAACTCGACCCGGACCTCTACGTTCCCGGATCCGCAGTGGTTGTAAACCCCGGATGCTTCGTACCACTGCTGATTCCAGCCGCATTGGTACGACGCCGCCTGTGCCGGGCTGGCGAGTCCAGCTGCCAATGCCACAGTCACACCGGCCGTTGCGATGATTCTCTTCAATTTCATGATTTCCCCAATCGTCACTTTGAAAGTGGGCATTCCACCGGGGTGAGACGCCTACCGGCAATTTACAGGGAGAAGACAAGCCAGAATTGGCGAATTTTGACTTTCCTGTGCTGGGGAACTGTGATATCGATTGGCCTCTCGCCCCGGGCAAGTTGTCCTCTTCGTTGGTACACGGCAACTTCAGGGTTGAGTGTGAGAGGTCGGCGGAAGGAGGCGCTGGTTGTTGGTCCGGGCCAGACCTAAAGGCCACGCCACGGCTAAGCCAACTGCGGCTATGGGGATAAGCCCGATGATCATGGAGGCGAGCGTAATGGACAGTATGTAGCTGGCATGACGTGGGTTTGTGCCCAAGGACGGGATCATCCAGAAAAGGAAGAATGCAACATCGGCAACGAGGACGCCAACTAGAAGTCCTTTCCAGCCCAAAACAACGCAATCCCTGTAATCGTATGGCCAGAACGTCCACGTAGTACTCGAACTCATCGCTTTGCCTTGGCCAGATGGTTGAGCGCGCCGGCCAGCGATGGGTGCTGAAACGCGAACCCGGCGTCGAGCAGTTTCCTGGGCTCCACCCACCGGCTTTTGAGCACCAGCTCGGTCTGGGTCCGGATCAGGACCGCGCCAGCCTCGAGCAGCCAAGCGGGCGTAGGGATGCCGAAAGGGACTCTCATGCTCTGACGGACCATGGCCATCAGCTCGCGGTTGTCCACAGGATAGGGCGTCGCGGCATTGACGGGTCCGCTCAACTCAGGGCTGGCGTGGATAAAAAGCACGGTTCGGAACAAGTCCTCCACATGGATCCAACTGAACTTCTGCGTACCCGGGCCCATGTGCCCACCCAGGCCAAGCCTTACCAGATTGCGCAGGGGTCCCATCACACCACCCGCACCCAGGACGATCGCAATCCGCAGCGGCAATTTGCGGGTGCCAGGCGCATCAGCAGCCGCCAACTCGTCCTCCCAGGCCCGGGCTACGTCTACGGAGAATCCGCTGCCCAACTCGCCCGAAAGCTCGGACTGTGGGCGGTCCTCAGCATGCCGGTAGATGGTTCCCGTGCTGGAATTGATCCACGTCCTGGGCGGTTCGGCGCACGCGGCCAGGGCGCGCCCCAACGTCCGCGTCGTCAGAACCCGGGAGTCCAGAATTTCCCGCCGATGCCGCTCGTCGTAGCGGCAGTTCACGGACCGTCCGGCGAGGTTCACCAGTAGTTCGGCGCCGTTCAGCGCTTTGGTGACGGCGCCGTCGTCGTTCCATTGAGCGTCCGCCCCAGCGTCCCGCCCGACGGTACGCACCTGCCACCCCTCTTCAAGAAACCGCCGCTTGAAGTAGCTGCCGATGAATCCCGTAGCACCGGCGATCACCACTGTCCGGGGCATTATGCGTCCTCCTTGACGGCGCGGACCAGCCCCAGGACGTCGTCGAATACCTTACTGACGCCGGGGATCCTTGCGAGCGACAAACCGCGCGCCAGGAGTGGCGCGGCGCCATCGATCAGCCTGCGCGTTCGGCGTTGCGCGCTGGAGGTGTCGTAGACCCAAAACATCGTGACACCCATGTATGCGAGCCACAGCAATTCGGGCAGATCGGCGCGCAGCTTTTTCGCGACGGCGGGGGAGGAGCCGTCGACGGCGGATCGAAAGATCGCGAGCGAGGCCTCGCGGGCGGCGGTGGACGCCTCGCCGAACGGGTTGACGGGCGACGACGGCCTGATCGCCGTCGCAATGAAATCGGAACCGAACTGGTGGTACGGCGCCATGACGTCGACGCCGGTGTGCAGCACGGCTTTAAGCCGCCCGCCCAGATCCTGGACGCCCTCCAGTGCTTTGGCCGCGACCACCGCATGCTGGACCTGGACCTGGACATACAGCTCGTGGACCAGCTCGTCCTTGGACGCGAAGTAGTAGTAGGCGTTGCCCACCGAGACACCTGCTTCCTGGGCGATGGCACGCATGGTGGTTTGCTCAAAGCCGATCTCGCGGAACATCTTCAGTGCGACGTCTACGATCTGACGACGGGTCTGCTCGCTCTTGGCTGCCATGGAACATCCTTTGCTTTTGAACACGTTCAAGAAAGAGTCTTGCACATTTCTGAACGCGTTCAAAACCTCGGGGGTGGGGGTGGGATGTGAGAGAGGGATGGGGGGATGGGGGTGGGATGTGAGAGAGGGATGGGGGAAAGGGGGTGGGATGTGAGAGAGGGGCGCGGGGTGGGAGAATGGAACCGGTGCCGGGCCCGTGCCCCACCACCCCAGTGCTAATACAGCGGGGCGACTCACGCAAAAGCGCCTGCGCAAACCACTAAGAAATGGATGACCCATGCCCTCGCCCTCCGGCTCCAGCACGCTGAGCAAGCCTGCACCCCGCTTCGCCTCGATTGGCTCCCCGTACTTCGGCATCATGCTGGCCGTCATGGCCGTGGTGCTGATCCTGTCCAATATCGGCGCTTCCAAGGGTGTGGTGCTGGGCCCCATCATCACTGACGGCGGGTTCTTCCTGTTCCCCCTCGCCTACATTCTGGGCGATGTGATGAGCGAGGTGTACGGCTTCAAAGTTGCCCGCAAGGCGATCATCACGTCGTTCGCATTGAGCGTGTTCGCATCCCTTTGCTACTGGATCATCATCGCTCTGCCCGGCTTCAATGATGACTACGGAACGTCCAAGCAGGCAGCAATCGAAGGCGCCTTGGGCCCCGTTCCGCAGATTGTGCTGGCCTCGCTGTTGGCCTTCCTTGTGGGCCAGACCATCAACTCGTGGATCCTGGTGAAGATGAAGCAACGCACGGGTGAGAAGTCCCTGTGGGCGCGCCTGGTGAGCTCGTCCGTTGTGGGCGAATTCGTGGACACCCTGATCTTCTGCAGCATCGCGGCGTCAGTGATTGGCGTGACGGATGCCGGCTCGTTCGTCAACTACGTTCTGGTCGGTTTCCTCTACAAGACCGCCGTGGAGATCCTGTTCGTCCCCATCACTGTGCTTGTGGTGGGCTGGATCAAGAAGCGCGAGCCCAGCTACGGGGTAGCCGCAGCCTAGGAGTAGTACCGGCCCAGCGTCTCCGCCTTGAACTCGAAGAAGTCCCCGGCTTCGATGGCCAGGCGCGCGTCGTCCACCATCTTCACCACGAAGCGCTCGTTGTGGATGGAGATCAGCGTTGCCGAGAGCATTTCCTTGGCCTTGAACAGGTGGTGGATGTACGCGCGCGAGTAATTTACGCACGTGTAGCAGTCACAGCCATCCTGCAGAGGTCCGAAATCGGTCTTGTAGCGCGCCCCGGACAGGTTGAATCGCCCAAAGGGTGTGTAGAACGCGGAGTTCCTGGCTACACGGGTGGGGGAGACGCAGTCAAAAGTGTCCGCACCGTTCTCGATCGCCGTGAAGATATCGTCCGGTTCGGAGATGCCCAACAGGTGCCGGGGCTTGTTCTCCGGCAGTTCCTCGTTGCACCAGCGCACAATGGTGCCCAGGTTTTCCTTCTCCAGCGCCCCGCCGATCCCGTACCCGTCAAAGGGCATGGCGCCGAGGTCCTGGCAGGCCTTGCGGCGAAGGTCCTCGTACTGGGCGCCCTGAATCACGCCGAACAACGCCTGGTACGGCTTGCCCACGCGGGACGCAGTCAGGGACGCGTGCTCCTCAATGCAACGGAGCGCCCACAGCCGGGTCCGCTCCAGCGACTCTTCCTGGTAGCCCCGCGAGTTCTGCAGCGTGGTGAGCTCATCAAAGGCGAACATGATGTCCGCACCGATCTGGTGCTGGACCTGCATGGAGATCTCGGGCGAGAACCGGTGCTTGTCGCCATTCAGATGCGACTTGAACCAGACACCGTCGTCATCGATGTGCGCCAACCGTTCCTTGCCCGGAGCCACAGCGTCATCCGGCCCGGAACTGTCCACATTCTTCATGTCGATCACTTTTTTGAACCCGGAGCCCAAGCTCATCACCTGGAAACCACCGGAGTCAGTGAAGGTGGGCCCCTGCCAGTTCATGAAAGCACCCAGCCCGCCCGCGGCGTCCAGGATGTCCGGCCCGGGCTGCAGGTACAGGTGGTAGGCGTTGGCCAGCACGGCCTGCGCGCCAAGATCCGCAATGGACTCGGGCAGCACGGCTTTGACCGTGGCTTTGGTTCCGACGGCGATGAATGCGGGCGTCTGGATGGTTCCGTGCGGCGTGGTAATGGTTCCGGTCCGGCCCAGGAACGCGCCTCCGTTGGCATCCACTTGCGCGTCCGACGGCGAACACGTGCCGGTCAGGCGTTTGCCCACCTCGAACGAGAAGGCGGATTGCCTGTCCGCCAGCCCTGGTGGAGCAGGCACGGGCGAGGGCACATAGGAAGAAGGGGCAGACGCGGGGGAAACAGAAGCTGGCACGCTACCAAGTGTGCCAGCTTTCCAGGATTGTCCGGGTGGCGGAAGCTCAGGAGGAGTAGTTGGATTCCTTCCAGCTGTCCCACGAGGACCTGATGTCCGCAAGGGTGTGGGCCCCCAGATCGTAGGTGGAGGCAATCACCATGGACCCGCCGTCGGGCCTCTTGTCCGGAATCGGGAGTTGCTCCGCCACGATCAGCAGGCCGTCGCCGTGGTCGGCGTAGCTGTGGACGGTGAGGCCAACCTGGTGCCTGCTTTTGAACCAGACTTTTCCCGAGATCTTCTCTCCCGTGGACAGTGTGAGCGAATACTCCTCTCCAACGGGCGGCAATTCTCCCAGCCCCAGCTTCTCGATGGCAGGTCCATCTTTGCCGGGAAGGGACAGGAAGTGCGTCCTGCGATGCCCGTGCGGGTGGCGCTCCAGTGCGAATCGCAGCTGGTGGAGGAACGTGAGCCACCCCTGGGTGATGTCCTCGTCCCATTCAGCCCACTCGGAATCGTGGTCAAGGGCTGCCCGGGTGATCCGAACTTCGGTGCCGCCTGACACGGGGTGCAGTTCAAAGACGTCACCACCGTTGACGGTCAGGCTGGTGTGATCGGGGCCCTCCACCACGTCCGTGGTGAAGTAGATCTGTTTGATTTCGTCGGCGAGGTCATCGGCTTCCCAGCCGTGCCATTGGGCAACCAGCGACGGTTCACGCAGCATATTCCAAACCTGCTGCGCGTCGGCATTCACTACAACGCTCAGATTGTTCGTCATGGCCCCGAATCTACCGCCGTTCGTGCCCGCGCAACAGGCCTGCGCGGGCACTGGCGAGCGTCAGGCGCGCACCGACTCCAACTCGTTGCCAATCCTGCGGGCAAGCTCGTCTTCGTCGATGGTTTTGGAGCCACCATGGGCGCGCAGGAACATCAGCGCTTCGAGTCGCAGGAAACGCCAATCCCGCTCGGCCTCGTGGTTGCCGTTGTCGATCGCGCGGAAGATTTCCTTGTCGTACAGGTTGGGCTCGTTGAGTGAGCGCTGGCGCACCCGGGCGTTGATCCGTGCCTTGAACGGGTCTTCTTCTTGGGACTCGGGCGCGCGGAGCAGTTTCTCGTACACGGCCGCGCGTCCGGTCTGGCCGGCTTCCCGGCAAATGAAGCTTGACAGCGCCAGAGCCCGCTCGATCGACGCCCAACGGTCCAGGTTCCCATCGAAGGGCAGCACATTCAGCAGGTCCGCGACCGCCAAGGCATGGTCCGGGTCGCGGAGCACGATGCACAGGTTAAACGCAAGGTCGCTCAGGTCCCGCAAGCAACTGCCGGACTTGGTGTTGATCCCCTTGGCGAGCCTGTCGGCCAGGATCTGCACGCCGTTCTTGCCCTTGTGGTTGGCCGCCGCAGCGTTCACCACGGCTTCCGGCGTGCCGTCCGGCTCGGGGATCAGCGCGAGCTCTTCGGCACTGGGTCCGGTATGCGCCGGAGGGGTCTGAGGACGCGGAGGTACGACGACGGCGGGTCCGGCGGGTGCCTCGGCATCGCCTTCCGCGGAGGTGCTGGGGTCAGCGTCGCTTGTGTTGGTGCTGCCGGGGTCAGCGCTGTTGGGAGCGACGTCGCCCACGGGAACGCTGGACCCAACCGCGATCCGCACCGTGCCGCCGTCGGCCATGGTCGCCAGCAGCAAAGCGGGGACACCAAAATCGTCGTCCTCAACGGCAATCCCACGGATTTCCACCGCCGGTCCGTCCCCGGGCGGGAACACGAAATCCCCGGGCCGCAGGTCCCCAGCCTGCTTTTCTCTGTACTGCTGTGTGGCTGGGCTGTGAGTCATCGGAAATCCTTTGGTTCTCGTGGGGTCCGCCGTCCAGTCTACAAAGATCGGCTGATGCAGAAGCCGGGACCCGCTAGAGAACCACCCCTGAAAAAGCCAAGGCCTGGCGCACCAGGTTGCCGCGTCCGCCTTCGAATTCCTGCTGGACGTTCTCGCCCAGGACTTCCTGGGGAGTCATCCACGTCAATTCCAAAGCGTCTTGGCGGGGCTCGCATTCTCCGGTCACGGGAATGACGTACACCAGGGAGACGGCGTGCTGCCGATCGTCGGTGAAGCCTGTCTGTGACGGCGCCGGGAAGTACTCGGCCACGGTGAAGGGCACTGGGCTGATGGGCAGCTGCGGGAAAGCCAGGGGACCCAGATCCTTTTCCATGTGCCGCAGGAGCGCCGCCCGGATGGTCTCGCGGTAGAGGACGCGTCCTGAGACGAGGTAACGCACCATGTTGCCGTCGGCGTCGCCCTGAAGGAGTGTGCCCACTTCATTGA includes:
- a CDS encoding DUF6355 family natural product biosynthesis protein, which translates into the protein MKLKRIIATAGVTVALAAGLASPAQAASYQCGWNQQWYEASGVYNHCGSGNVEVRVEFWDPYLQDSGFEYYCVPPGPTGIVRIGQYIYPTVTYVRNC
- a CDS encoding TIGR01777 family oxidoreductase; its protein translation is MMPRTVVIAGATGFIGSYFKRRFLEEGWQVRTVGRDAGADAQWNDDGAVTKALNGAELLVNLAGRSVNCRYDERHRREILDSRVLTTRTLGRALAACAEPPRTWINSSTGTIYRHAEDRPQSELSGELGSGFSVDVARAWEDELAAADAPGTRKLPLRIAIVLGAGGVMGPLRNLVRLGLGGHMGPGTQKFSWIHVEDLFRTVLFIHASPELSGPVNAATPYPVDNRELMAMVRQSMRVPFGIPTPAWLLEAGAVLIRTQTELVLKSRWVEPRKLLDAGFAFQHPSLAGALNHLAKAKR
- a CDS encoding TetR/AcrR family transcriptional regulator gives rise to the protein MAAKSEQTRRQIVDVALKMFREIGFEQTTMRAIAQEAGVSVGNAYYYFASKDELVHELYVQVQVQHAVVAAKALEGVQDLGGRLKAVLHTGVDVMAPYHQFGSDFIATAIRPSSPVNPFGEASTAAREASLAIFRSAVDGSSPAVAKKLRADLPELLWLAYMGVTMFWVYDTSSAQRRTRRLIDGAAPLLARGLSLARIPGVSKVFDDVLGLVRAVKEDA
- a CDS encoding queuosine precursor transporter yields the protein MPSPSGSSTLSKPAPRFASIGSPYFGIMLAVMAVVLILSNIGASKGVVLGPIITDGGFFLFPLAYILGDVMSEVYGFKVARKAIITSFALSVFASLCYWIIIALPGFNDDYGTSKQAAIEGALGPVPQIVLASLLAFLVGQTINSWILVKMKQRTGEKSLWARLVSSSVVGEFVDTLIFCSIAASVIGVTDAGSFVNYVLVGFLYKTAVEILFVPITVLVVGWIKKREPSYGVAAA
- the tgt gene encoding tRNA guanosine(34) transglycosylase Tgt, which gives rise to MPSPVPAPPGLADRQSAFSFEVGKRLTGTCSPSDAQVDANGGAFLGRTGTITTPHGTIQTPAFIAVGTKATVKAVLPESIADLGAQAVLANAYHLYLQPGPDILDAAGGLGAFMNWQGPTFTDSGGFQVMSLGSGFKKVIDMKNVDSSGPDDAVAPGKERLAHIDDDGVWFKSHLNGDKHRFSPEISMQVQHQIGADIMFAFDELTTLQNSRGYQEESLERTRLWALRCIEEHASLTASRVGKPYQALFGVIQGAQYEDLRRKACQDLGAMPFDGYGIGGALEKENLGTIVRWCNEELPENKPRHLLGISEPDDIFTAIENGADTFDCVSPTRVARNSAFYTPFGRFNLSGARYKTDFGPLQDGCDCYTCVNYSRAYIHHLFKAKEMLSATLISIHNERFVVKMVDDARLAIEAGDFFEFKAETLGRYYS
- a CDS encoding SRPBCC family protein, whose amino-acid sequence is MTNNLSVVVNADAQQVWNMLREPSLVAQWHGWEADDLADEIKQIYFTTDVVEGPDHTSLTVNGGDVFELHPVSGGTEVRITRAALDHDSEWAEWDEDITQGWLTFLHQLRFALERHPHGHRRTHFLSLPGKDGPAIEKLGLGELPPVGEEYSLTLSTGEKISGKVWFKSRHQVGLTVHSYADHGDGLLIVAEQLPIPDKRPDGGSMVIASTYDLGAHTLADIRSSWDSWKESNYSS
- a CDS encoding DUF6707 family protein, translating into MTHSPATQQYREKQAGDLRPGDFVFPPGDGPAVEIRGIAVEDDDFGVPALLLATMADGGTVRIAVGSSVPVGDVAPNSADPGSTNTSDADPSTSAEGDAEAPAGPAVVVPPRPQTPPAHTGPSAEELALIPEPDGTPEAVVNAAAANHKGKNGVQILADRLAKGINTKSGSCLRDLSDLAFNLCIVLRDPDHALAVADLLNVLPFDGNLDRWASIERALALSSFICREAGQTGRAAVYEKLLRAPESQEEDPFKARINARVRQRSLNEPNLYDKEIFRAIDNGNHEAERDWRFLRLEALMFLRAHGGSKTIDEDELARRIGNELESVRA
- a CDS encoding NUDIX hydrolase family protein; the protein is MSVRTPDPYPGWLSDEDLFEARARLPMVYVEAVPVRLDPLGYVNEVGTLLQGDADGNMVRYLVSGRVLYRETIRAALLRHMEKDLGPLAFPQLPISPVPFTVAEYFPAPSQTGFTDDRQHAVSLVYVIPVTGECEPRQDALELTWMTPQEVLGENVQQEFEGGRGNLVRQALAFSGVVL